In Cyprinus carpio isolate SPL01 chromosome B7, ASM1834038v1, whole genome shotgun sequence, a genomic segment contains:
- the si:dkey-1h4.4 gene encoding leucine-rich repeat protein soc-2, which translates to MNEDDMVLECLNKQQESLNMSHRGLVVLPPGVSRLVALKKLFLNNNQLILPPDEILHLEKLEELILDRNQLTMLPSSIGSLKHLTYLGLNHNPLSVLPEAMGDLGQLRELWAVGCGLVSIPSSIGKLKRLEKLGLHKNKITHLPSQFGGLSSLQWLNLADNKLQDLPEDVNHLESLVFLNLDKNCFTHIPTALTDMANLQILSVKFNSIRSLEDYLIPGFSRLIKLDLRENLLMDRPPHWKGLDFILLGNV; encoded by the exons atgaacgaGGATGATATGGTTCTGGAATGTCTTAACAAACAACAGGAAAGTCTTAACATGAGTCATCGGGGTCTAGTTGTTTTGCCACCTGGTGTTTCGAGACTTGTTGCGCTGAAAAAACTCTTTCTGAACAACAATCAGCTCATTTTACCACCAGACGAG ATTCTGCATCTGGAAAAGCTTGAAGAACTGATACTGGATAGAAACCAGCTGACCATGCTTCCTAGCAGCATTGGTTCACTGAAACACCTGACTTACCTGGGTCTAAACCACAACCCCTTATCTGTTCTCCCAGAAGCAATGGGTGACCTGGGACAACTGAGAGAGCTCTGGGCTGTAGGATGCGGTCTTGTCTCTATACCATCATCTATTGGTAAACTTAAGAGGTTAGAGAAACTTGGGCTCCATAAGAACAAAATTACACACCTGCCATCACAATTTGGGGGTCTCAGCAGTTTGCAATGGTTAAACTTGGCTGATAATAAACTTCAAGACCTCCCAGAGGATGTTAATCACTTGGAGTCACTGGTCTTCCTGAACCTGGACAAGAACTGTTTTACACACATCCCTACTGCACTGACAG ACATGGCAAATCTGCAGATCCTGTCTGTTAAATTTAACAGCATCAGATCACTGGAAGATTACTTAATCCCTGGTTTCAGCAGACTTATAAAACTTGACCTCAGGGAAAATCTTTTAATGGACAGACCACCTCACTGGAAG GGATTGGATTTTATATTGCTGGGAAATGTCTGA
- the sord gene encoding sorbitol dehydrogenase — protein sequence MDKDNLTVVLHSKGDLRLEQRPIPEPGPNEVLLQMHSVGICGSDVHYWQNGRIGDFVVKQPLVLGHEASGRVVKVGSAVTHLKAGDRVAVEPGVPREVDEFFKSGHYNLSPSIFFCATPPDDGNLCRYYKHSANFCYKLPDNVTYEEGALIEPLSVGIHACRRAGVTLGSSVFVCGAGPIGLVSLLVAKAMGASQVIISDLSSDRLAKAKEMGADFLLHVKKEDEPKEMAKKVEGMLGCMPQISIECSGVQSSIQTAIYATRSGGVVVLVGLGAEMTTIPLLNAAVREVDIRGVFRYCNTWPVAISMLASKKVDVKPLVTHRFSLEQAVEAFETTRQGLGVKVMLKCDKNDQNP from the exons ATGGATAAAGACAACCTCACCGTGGTCCTGCACTCTAAAGGAGATCTCAGATTG GAGCAGCGTCCCATTCCGGAACCAGGACCAAATG AGGTGTTACTTCAGATGCACTCTGTGGGTATTTGTGGATCAGACGTGCACTACTGGCAGAACGGTCGCATTGGGGACTTTGTGGTGAAGCAGCCCCTGGTTTTGGGACATGAAGCCTCTGGTCGTGTGGTGAAAGTGGGCTCTGCTGTGACGCACCTCAAAGCAG GAGACAGAGTTGCCGTTGAGCCTGGAGTTCCCCGTGAAGTAGATGAGTTCTTTAAATCTGGACACTACAATCTGTCTCCCAGCATATTCTTCTGTGCCACTCCTCCAGACGATGGAAACCTATGCAGATACTACAAACACAGTGCAAACTTCTGCTACAA gctTCCCGATAATGTTACCTATGAAGAGGGAGCCCTGATCGAACCCTTGTCAGTGGGCATTCATGCTTGCAGGAGGGCAGGAGTCACTCTTGGAAGCTCAGTGTTTGTCTGCGGTGCAG GACCAATTGGGCTGGTGTCTTTGCTGGTGGCCAAAGCCATGGGTGCTTCACAAGTAATAATAAGTG ATTTGTCTTCTGATCGGCTTGCCAAGGCTAAAGAGATGGGGGCAGACTTCCTGCTTCATGTGAAGAAAGAAGACGAACCAAAGGAGATGGCCAAAAAAGTGGAGGGAATGCTTGGTTGCATGCCTCAAATCAGCATAGAATGCTCTGGAGTGCAGAGCAGCATTCAAACAGCCATCTAt GCTACTCGTTCTGGAGGAGTGGTGGTGCTGGTTGGGCTTGGTGCTGAGATGACCACCATACCTCTTCTCAATGCAGCTGTCAGAGAAGTGGACATCAGAGGTGTATTCCGCTACTGTAACAC ctggCCTGTGGCCATTTCTATGTTGGCATCTAAGAAGGTGGATGTCAAGCCCCTGGTTACCCACCGTTTCTCACTGGAGCAGGCCGTGGAGGCCTTTGAAACCACCCGCCAGGGACTAGGGgttaaagttatgttaaaatgtgACAAGAATGATCAAAACCCATGA
- the LOC109093105 gene encoding telomere repeats-binding bouquet formation protein 2-like isoform X2, producing the protein MFKGKTAWFSDSVGKRVTNFWGGALSSWKTADYLFSADASSQDTKRIYESEDYVKNRATVFHSNFLSACKSRQSVTSVPVGHYVLPPDSVQNEMRALIGRFIWETEEQLLNLLKVMCEDQIYTEGSEDSLCDETEHQPVREKNSQDDYETVASPNKVCTCSEMWKYPVNNMISGYVHIDQMKKYSGELYDFLPSLHGHNVSRSNDVTPRHCRKEM; encoded by the exons ATGTTTAAAGGCAAAACGGCATGGTTCTCCGACAGTGTTGGAAAGAGGGTAACCAACTTCTGGG GGGGAGCTCTTTCTTCCTGGAAAACGGCAGATTACCTCTTCAGTGCTGATGCCTCTTCTCAAGACACTAAAAG gaTATATGAAAGTGAGGATTATGTCAAAAACAGGGCAACGGTTTTCCACAGCAACTTCCTGTCAGCATGTAAATCCCGCCAAAGTGTAACATCTGTGCCTGTTGGCCACTATGTTCTGCCCCCCGACTCTGTCCAGAATG AAATGAGAGCGCTAATCGGAAGGTTCATTTGGGAAACCGAAGAACAG CTTCTCAATCTATTGAAGGTGATGTGTGAAGATCAGATATACACTGAAGGGTCTGAAGACAGTCTGTGTGATGAGACTGAACATCAACCAGTGAGAGAGAAGAACAG CCAGGACGATTACGAGACTGTTGCATCGCCGAACAAAGTGTGTACTTGTAGTGAGATGTGGAAATATCCTGTAAACAACATGATCTCAG GATATGTTCATATCGACCAAATGAAGAAGTATTCAGGGGAACTTTATGATTTTCTTCCCTCCCTCCATGGCCATAACGTTTCAAGATCTAATGACGTGACACCTCGTCATTGTCGCaaagaaatgtaa
- the LOC109093105 gene encoding telomere repeats-binding bouquet formation protein 2-like isoform X1 — protein sequence MFKGKTAWFSDSVGKRVTNFWVSEGGALSSWKTADYLFSADASSQDTKRIYESEDYVKNRATVFHSNFLSACKSRQSVTSVPVGHYVLPPDSVQNEMRALIGRFIWETEEQLLNLLKVMCEDQIYTEGSEDSLCDETEHQPVREKNSQDDYETVASPNKVCTCSEMWKYPVNNMISGYVHIDQMKKYSGELYDFLPSLHGHNVSRSNDVTPRHCRKEM from the exons ATGTTTAAAGGCAAAACGGCATGGTTCTCCGACAGTGTTGGAAAGAGGGTAACCAACTTCTGGG TTTCTGAAGGGGGAGCTCTTTCTTCCTGGAAAACGGCAGATTACCTCTTCAGTGCTGATGCCTCTTCTCAAGACACTAAAAG gaTATATGAAAGTGAGGATTATGTCAAAAACAGGGCAACGGTTTTCCACAGCAACTTCCTGTCAGCATGTAAATCCCGCCAAAGTGTAACATCTGTGCCTGTTGGCCACTATGTTCTGCCCCCCGACTCTGTCCAGAATG AAATGAGAGCGCTAATCGGAAGGTTCATTTGGGAAACCGAAGAACAG CTTCTCAATCTATTGAAGGTGATGTGTGAAGATCAGATATACACTGAAGGGTCTGAAGACAGTCTGTGTGATGAGACTGAACATCAACCAGTGAGAGAGAAGAACAG CCAGGACGATTACGAGACTGTTGCATCGCCGAACAAAGTGTGTACTTGTAGTGAGATGTGGAAATATCCTGTAAACAACATGATCTCAG GATATGTTCATATCGACCAAATGAAGAAGTATTCAGGGGAACTTTATGATTTTCTTCCCTCCCTCCATGGCCATAACGTTTCAAGATCTAATGACGTGACACCTCGTCATTGTCGCaaagaaatgtaa
- the LOC109093105 gene encoding telomere repeats-binding bouquet formation protein 2-like isoform X3 — MFKGKTAWFSDSVGKRVTNFWVSEGGALSSWKTADYLFSADASSQDTKRIYESEDYVKNRATVFHSNFLSACKSRQSVTSVPVGHYVLPPDSVQNEMRALIGRFIWETEEQVMCEDQIYTEGSEDSLCDETEHQPVREKNSQDDYETVASPNKVCTCSEMWKYPVNNMISGYVHIDQMKKYSGELYDFLPSLHGHNVSRSNDVTPRHCRKEM; from the exons ATGTTTAAAGGCAAAACGGCATGGTTCTCCGACAGTGTTGGAAAGAGGGTAACCAACTTCTGGG TTTCTGAAGGGGGAGCTCTTTCTTCCTGGAAAACGGCAGATTACCTCTTCAGTGCTGATGCCTCTTCTCAAGACACTAAAAG gaTATATGAAAGTGAGGATTATGTCAAAAACAGGGCAACGGTTTTCCACAGCAACTTCCTGTCAGCATGTAAATCCCGCCAAAGTGTAACATCTGTGCCTGTTGGCCACTATGTTCTGCCCCCCGACTCTGTCCAGAATG AAATGAGAGCGCTAATCGGAAGGTTCATTTGGGAAACCGAAGAACAG GTGATGTGTGAAGATCAGATATACACTGAAGGGTCTGAAGACAGTCTGTGTGATGAGACTGAACATCAACCAGTGAGAGAGAAGAACAG CCAGGACGATTACGAGACTGTTGCATCGCCGAACAAAGTGTGTACTTGTAGTGAGATGTGGAAATATCCTGTAAACAACATGATCTCAG GATATGTTCATATCGACCAAATGAAGAAGTATTCAGGGGAACTTTATGATTTTCTTCCCTCCCTCCATGGCCATAACGTTTCAAGATCTAATGACGTGACACCTCGTCATTGTCGCaaagaaatgtaa